A region of Candidatus Wallbacteria bacterium DNA encodes the following proteins:
- a CDS encoding tyrosine recombinase XerC, with protein sequence MKKDTLDPAKRKEYLKMFFDYLHYERNYSPHTIRGYLKDVEMFLDFLESEQDFKVDLLILRGFLARMQKKGLSRRSVFRRISALKTFFRLLKRKDLFDEESVFLITTPKLEKKLPQFLYQDEVTQLLDFEGLSPRDRALLETIYASGLRVSESVGLNTKDIDFKEGLIRVMGKGRRERIIPIGSKALSAIRDYHAVRNPVLDKGAVFLNQRGRRLTDRSVRRILDKAIHELAMNKKICPHSLRHSFATHLLECGADLRTVQELLGHVSIGTTQIYTHINGDRLKEVYNKAHPRA encoded by the coding sequence ATGAAAAAAGACACTCTGGACCCTGCAAAACGGAAAGAATATCTGAAAATGTTCTTCGATTACCTGCATTATGAACGGAATTATTCCCCTCATACAATCCGCGGATATCTGAAAGATGTAGAGATGTTCCTGGATTTTCTTGAATCAGAACAGGATTTCAAAGTCGATCTGCTGATCCTGCGGGGTTTCCTGGCCAGAATGCAGAAAAAAGGGCTTTCCAGGCGTTCGGTGTTCAGAAGAATTTCCGCGCTCAAAACCTTTTTCCGTCTCCTCAAACGCAAAGACCTGTTCGACGAAGAATCTGTATTTCTGATCACCACTCCCAAACTGGAGAAAAAACTTCCTCAATTCCTCTACCAGGATGAGGTTACTCAACTGCTGGATTTTGAAGGATTGTCCCCAAGGGACCGGGCGCTGCTGGAAACAATTTATGCTTCCGGACTGCGGGTGAGCGAAAGTGTTGGCCTGAACACAAAAGATATCGATTTCAAGGAAGGGCTGATCCGGGTAATGGGTAAAGGCCGCAGAGAAAGAATCATTCCGATCGGAAGCAAGGCACTTTCAGCCATCAGGGACTATCACGCAGTTCGAAATCCGGTCCTTGACAAGGGCGCGGTTTTCCTGAATCAGCGCGGCCGGCGCCTCACAGACCGCTCAGTTCGCAGAATCCTGGACAAGGCTATCCACGAACTGGCCATGAATAAAAAAATCTGCCCGCACTCCCTTCGTCATTCATTTGCAACCCATCTGCTGGAATGCGGAGCAGATCTGAGAACCGTGCAGGAACTGCTGGGGCATGTCAGCATCGGGACCACACAGATTTATACTCATATCAATGGAGACAGATTGAAGGAAGTGTATAATAAAGCACATCCGAGGGCATAA
- the hslV gene encoding ATP-dependent protease subunit HslV: MFKGTTVIALKKDGHIVMAGDGQVTFGDSIIKGKAKKIRRIFNDKVLLGFAGSTADAFTLFERFEAKLEAFSGNLKRAAVELAKDWRTDKILRHLEAMLLVADLENFFLITGSGDVLEPDEQVIAIGSGGNYARSAALALLDHSNLSAREIAQESMKIAARICIYTNTEIYLEELS, translated from the coding sequence ATGTTTAAAGGAACAACCGTGATCGCACTGAAAAAAGACGGCCACATCGTGATGGCAGGCGACGGCCAGGTCACGTTCGGCGATTCCATCATCAAAGGCAAGGCGAAGAAAATCCGCAGGATTTTCAACGACAAGGTATTGCTGGGATTTGCGGGCTCTACAGCCGACGCTTTCACACTTTTCGAACGGTTCGAGGCCAAACTGGAGGCATTCAGCGGCAACCTGAAGCGGGCGGCTGTGGAACTGGCCAAGGACTGGCGGACAGATAAAATCTTGCGCCACCTGGAAGCCATGCTGCTGGTGGCTGACCTGGAAAATTTCTTTCTGATTACAGGTTCCGGGGATGTGCTTGAACCTGACGAGCAGGTGATCGCAATCGGCTCAGGCGGAAATTACGCGCGATCTGCCGCTCTGGCATTGCTGGATCATTCGAATCTTTCAGCCAGGGAAATAGCCCAGGAATCGATGAAAATCGCCGCCAGAATCTGCATTTATACGAATACGGAAATCTATCTTGAGGAACTTTCATAA
- the ortB gene encoding 2-amino-4-oxopentanoate thiolase subunit OrtB produces the protein MDNNYSAVLSRKSEIMRKSMGIDYNEFTISPVAFDYEKMMEKAGYPLDEIFRIQRETKVADTPLFELKNLTSMVRRNSNKGYGARIFLKDEAANASGSFKDRRASVSIFEAQKKGYQGVIAATSGNYGAAVASQAAQRGLKCIIVQEVYDSRKTGQPEILEKARKCEAYGAEVLQMSVGPELFYYLLMTLEDTGFFNASLYTPFGIAGVETLGFELAEQVRKIAGQDPDCVMVTHAGGGNVTGTARGLQKAGADKTKVLGVSVDLSGLHMASDRDFNRKSFTTGHTGFGIPFATWPDRVDVPRNAARPLRYLDGYYLVTQGEVFYTTQLLALLEGLERGPAGNTSLTAAISLARKLPQDKIIAVQETEYTGAGKHPFAQLTFARENGVTVRRGNPIENKPGIEIVIPENINQIEATEYSMDELKYSYLKNVTKNFPDHKLAEKDFEFLAQDLKMEIAAVKEKLNLLKVKG, from the coding sequence ATGGATAATAACTATTCCGCAGTCTTAAGCCGCAAATCCGAAATCATGCGTAAATCCATGGGAATCGATTATAACGAATTCACAATTTCCCCGGTAGCCTTTGATTACGAGAAAATGATGGAAAAAGCAGGATACCCCCTGGATGAGATTTTTAGAATCCAGAGAGAAACCAAGGTTGCTGATACTCCGCTGTTTGAGCTCAAAAATCTGACCTCTATGGTCCGCCGGAACAGTAATAAAGGATATGGTGCCAGGATTTTTTTGAAGGACGAGGCAGCTAATGCTTCAGGCAGTTTCAAGGACCGTCGGGCTTCGGTCTCGATCTTTGAAGCGCAGAAAAAGGGGTATCAAGGGGTGATCGCCGCTACCAGTGGAAATTATGGGGCTGCGGTAGCCTCACAGGCGGCGCAGAGAGGGCTCAAGTGCATCATAGTGCAGGAGGTTTACGACAGCAGAAAAACAGGGCAGCCCGAGATTCTGGAAAAAGCCAGGAAGTGCGAGGCTTATGGAGCGGAAGTCCTGCAGATGTCGGTTGGACCCGAACTGTTTTACTATCTGCTGATGACCTTGGAAGATACGGGATTTTTCAATGCTTCGCTCTATACTCCGTTCGGGATTGCCGGAGTGGAAACGCTAGGCTTTGAACTGGCTGAACAGGTCAGAAAAATTGCCGGACAAGACCCGGATTGCGTGATGGTGACCCATGCCGGAGGAGGGAATGTGACAGGGACCGCGCGAGGTTTGCAGAAGGCCGGAGCAGACAAGACCAAGGTCCTGGGTGTCAGTGTAGATCTGAGCGGACTGCACATGGCCTCTGACAGGGATTTCAACCGCAAGTCATTTACCACAGGACACACCGGATTCGGCATCCCTTTCGCCACCTGGCCGGACCGGGTGGATGTACCCAGGAACGCGGCCAGACCTCTCCGTTACCTGGATGGTTATTATCTGGTGACGCAGGGAGAGGTGTTCTATACAACGCAGCTGCTGGCTCTGCTGGAAGGATTGGAACGCGGCCCAGCGGGAAACACTTCCCTCACTGCTGCCATTTCTCTGGCCAGAAAACTCCCGCAGGATAAAATTATCGCAGTTCAGGAGACGGAGTATACCGGAGCCGGCAAGCATCCTTTTGCGCAGTTGACTTTTGCCAGGGAAAATGGAGTCACTGTCAGACGGGGTAACCCCATTGAAAACAAACCGGGTATTGAGATTGTGATCCCGGAAAATATCAACCAGATTGAAGCTACTGAATACTCCATGGATGAATTGAAATATTCATATTTAAAGAATGTCACGAAAAATTTTCCGGATCACAAACTGGCTGAAAAGGATTTCGAATTTCTGGCGCAGGACCTGAAAATGGAAATAGCTGCAGTGAAAGAAAAGCTAAATCTGCTGAAGGTAAAGGGGTAA
- the ortA gene encoding 2-amino-4-oxopentanoate thiolase subunit OrtA has translation MVKKGTFVQIEKMILKPGERAANIPEDTKKVPYMMWVNGFLKMDAKIGDEVEIKTLIGRTIRGRLVAENPAYTHNYGKPVLELMEISRELHNEPN, from the coding sequence ATGGTCAAAAAAGGTACCTTTGTCCAGATTGAAAAAATGATTCTCAAGCCAGGAGAACGGGCGGCAAACATTCCAGAAGACACGAAAAAAGTCCCGTACATGATGTGGGTGAACGGATTTCTGAAGATGGACGCGAAAATCGGAGATGAAGTCGAGATAAAGACCCTGATCGGGCGCACAATCAGGGGCAGGTTGGTGGCAGAAAACCCTGCTTATACACACAATTACGGCAAGCCTGTACTGGAACTCATGGAAATCAGCAGGGAATTGCATAATGAGCCTAACTAA
- a CDS encoding S-layer homology domain-containing protein, whose translation MKTIMIIVLCAFTVAAFANPFSDVKFNHWAYDAVTQLSAKGIITGYPDGTFKGNKAVTRYDMAVIIARLLEKLNTTPGIKAKMSKGDLDSVQKLVVEFADELSLLGVKVTALEDEMSAVKDDLAVIKEDVKTLKSTGGQGGKIKITGDNLIRFEDYSWSETKIQNILNDNHFMDKLGLNFDMMIDPDITSVLRLEKFSFWNSSAGDWSSLNAAMGTAFRTQQDTDLRTALAYIQIKDFFGWADQMRFGRQRVALGHDLLMKGVVDGITGMKAVDHKRNIIARVGGLKMNDFDNGLTSPATTNDNSGLDLLYTDWTFDLKDVMAELYYVHQRDPGSQAAAVAPAALAQNACNLEDCTAGGLWRHVKNYSWTGIGLSGNPVPELTLYGEYSWLTWDESVDVNGDGVCEDGDPGYLAGLNWDVNKKTAFKLQYTKFEEWFFRPLTWNGVTAGAVYDTDTYLDPDETFLFSQMGYLQGFNDTMAEVSHNLSEKSTVTARYEGIADNRTYAVNQPEDKRIVLTGIYKYQYKPNTALRLTYRTINAEENTTALAVAGGYPAGQHYPAYFPRVHGTNCDSYGNTSGLAQTDVNAVNINIDDVKELRLQLDVNF comes from the coding sequence ATGAAGACAATTATGATTATCGTGTTATGCGCATTCACAGTTGCTGCTTTCGCAAACCCGTTCTCTGATGTGAAGTTCAATCACTGGGCATACGATGCAGTGACTCAGCTTTCCGCGAAGGGCATCATCACCGGTTATCCGGATGGAACCTTCAAGGGCAACAAAGCTGTCACCCGCTATGATATGGCAGTGATCATCGCCAGACTGCTTGAGAAACTGAACACTACTCCCGGTATCAAAGCCAAGATGAGCAAAGGCGACCTGGACAGCGTTCAGAAGCTCGTGGTGGAATTTGCTGACGAACTTTCTCTCCTGGGCGTGAAAGTCACGGCTCTGGAAGATGAAATGAGCGCAGTGAAAGACGACCTTGCCGTGATCAAGGAAGATGTGAAAACCCTGAAATCCACTGGCGGACAGGGCGGCAAGATCAAGATCACAGGCGACAACCTGATCAGATTCGAGGACTATAGCTGGAGCGAGACAAAGATCCAGAACATCCTGAACGACAATCATTTCATGGACAAGCTCGGCCTGAACTTCGACATGATGATTGACCCGGATATCACCTCTGTTCTGCGCCTTGAGAAATTCTCCTTCTGGAACAGCAGCGCCGGCGACTGGTCATCCCTGAATGCAGCGATGGGCACAGCTTTCAGAACTCAGCAGGACACTGACCTGAGAACCGCTCTTGCCTACATCCAGATCAAGGATTTCTTCGGCTGGGCTGATCAGATGAGATTCGGCCGCCAGAGAGTGGCACTCGGCCATGACCTTCTGATGAAGGGCGTTGTCGACGGCATCACTGGCATGAAAGCTGTTGATCACAAGAGGAACATCATTGCCCGCGTCGGCGGACTCAAGATGAACGACTTTGACAATGGCCTGACCTCACCCGCTACCACCAATGACAACTCCGGTCTGGATCTGCTGTATACAGACTGGACATTTGATCTGAAAGATGTGATGGCCGAACTGTATTACGTCCATCAGAGAGATCCGGGCTCCCAGGCTGCTGCCGTTGCCCCGGCCGCTCTTGCCCAGAACGCCTGCAACCTCGAAGATTGCACAGCCGGCGGCCTCTGGAGGCATGTAAAGAACTACAGCTGGACCGGCATTGGCCTGTCCGGAAACCCGGTACCGGAACTGACCCTGTACGGCGAATATTCCTGGCTGACCTGGGACGAATCAGTTGATGTCAACGGCGACGGCGTCTGCGAAGACGGCGACCCTGGCTATCTGGCCGGACTGAACTGGGACGTCAACAAGAAGACAGCTTTCAAACTGCAGTACACAAAGTTTGAAGAATGGTTCTTCCGCCCTCTGACCTGGAATGGCGTCACCGCTGGTGCAGTGTATGATACAGACACATACCTGGATCCAGATGAGACCTTCCTGTTCAGCCAGATGGGCTATCTGCAGGGCTTCAATGACACGATGGCTGAAGTCAGCCACAACCTGAGCGAAAAGTCCACAGTGACCGCCCGCTACGAAGGCATTGCCGACAACAGGACATACGCTGTCAACCAGCCGGAAGACAAGAGGATCGTCCTGACCGGTATTTACAAGTATCAGTATAAGCCGAATACAGCGCTGAGACTGACCTACAGAACCATCAACGCCGAAGAGAATACTACAGCTCTTGCAGTTGCTGGTGGATATCCCGCAGGACAGCACTATCCGGCATACTTCCCACGTGTCCATGGCACAAACTGCGACAGCTACGGCAACACTTCAGGTCTTGCACAGACCGATGTCAATGCAGTCAACATCAACATCGACGACGTGAAGGAACTGAGACTGCAGCTTGATGTGAATTTCTAA
- a CDS encoding DegT/DnrJ/EryC1/StrS family aminotransferase codes for MKKRKEYLPFSLPTIGEREIVEVVDSLKSGWITTGPKVRRFEQNFAELKKVRHAIALNSCTAALHMGLHALSLPEGSEVITTVNTFAATANVIVQTGCRPVLCDIEHDTMNLSIPDLKRKITSRTRAVIPVHLAGHPIDLDPIRSLCDRHKLHLIQDAAHAVDSLYRDKLLEEYGDMVCYSFYATKAITTAEGGMLTTGQDELAEKIRINALHGMSKDAWKRYQKGGSYAYDIVTPGFKYNLTDIQASLGLVQLSRMPEFLEARRTLANAYHNAFSDLSDFLEVPTERNYAFHAFHLYIIRLKLDHLNCSRDQFIEHLSKLNIGTSVHFIPLHLHSYYKNTYNLKPEDFPVATSVFQSMLSIPLYPKMDLEDVLYVAEAVRDGINKFKK; via the coding sequence ATGAAAAAACGCAAAGAATATCTCCCATTCTCACTCCCAACTATCGGTGAACGGGAAATCGTTGAAGTGGTGGACAGCCTGAAATCCGGCTGGATCACTACCGGTCCCAAGGTACGCAGATTTGAACAGAATTTCGCGGAATTGAAAAAAGTCCGCCATGCGATAGCCCTCAATTCCTGCACAGCAGCTCTGCACATGGGCCTTCATGCTCTAAGCCTCCCTGAGGGATCTGAGGTCATCACCACTGTCAACACCTTTGCCGCCACTGCCAATGTGATAGTCCAGACTGGATGCAGGCCGGTGCTCTGCGACATAGAACATGACACCATGAATCTGAGTATCCCTGACCTGAAGCGAAAGATCACTTCCCGCACCAGAGCAGTGATTCCTGTCCATCTGGCCGGCCATCCGATCGACTTAGACCCGATCAGATCATTGTGCGACAGACATAAACTGCATCTGATCCAGGACGCAGCTCATGCTGTCGATTCCCTGTACAGGGATAAGCTGCTCGAAGAATACGGGGACATGGTCTGTTACAGTTTCTATGCCACCAAAGCCATCACCACAGCCGAAGGCGGGATGCTCACCACCGGACAGGATGAACTGGCCGAGAAGATCCGCATCAATGCGCTGCACGGGATGAGCAAAGACGCCTGGAAGCGTTACCAGAAGGGAGGCAGCTATGCCTATGACATTGTGACTCCCGGTTTTAAATACAATCTCACCGACATCCAGGCATCATTAGGACTCGTACAGCTTTCCCGCATGCCTGAATTCCTGGAAGCCAGACGCACCCTGGCCAATGCCTATCACAACGCATTCTCGGATCTTTCAGATTTTCTCGAAGTCCCCACTGAACGGAACTATGCGTTTCACGCTTTTCACCTCTACATTATCCGTCTTAAACTCGATCACCTAAACTGCAGCCGGGATCAGTTCATTGAACATCTTTCAAAGCTCAACATCGGGACATCCGTGCATTTCATTCCCCTCCACCTGCATTCCTACTATAAAAACACTTACAATTTGAAGCCTGAGGATTTTCCGGTCGCCACATCAGTCTTCCAGAGCATGCTCTCCATCCCTCTTTATCCAAAAATGGACCTGGAAGATGTCTTGTATGTGGCTGAAGCAGTAAGGGACGGAATCAATAAATTCAAAAAATGA
- the hslU gene encoding ATP-dependent protease ATPase subunit HslU, whose amino-acid sequence MENLTPKQIVAALDRYIIGQDQAKVAVAIALRNRHRRRLVSDEKMREEIFPKNIIMIGPTGVGKTEIARRISDLSDAPFIKVEATKFTEVGYVGRDVDSMVRDLADMAVSRLKKRRLAEVEDEARKAAVERMIDYLLPRKRDFNPLKSILSGISQNREEGNGTEEEESHQKTREKLRAMIAEGKLAEREVEIDIQASPMQMVEIFSNAGMEEFGINFQNMMGNMFPRQNRKKKVKLKEGLEILKNEEAQKLVDLDALVAEAMEMVENNGIIFIDEIDKIISHGEGHGPNVSREGVQRDLLPLVEGTTIVTKYGPVKTQHILFIAAGAFHGAKPSDLIPELQGRFPIRVELGSLGKEDFIKILKVPKNALTRQYQALLATEGIELEFTPDGIDEIAEIAREANDKMENIGARRLYTIMEKLLEELSFSAPDLAKEKITVNSEYVKNKLEAFVKNTDLGKYIL is encoded by the coding sequence ATGGAAAACTTGACACCTAAACAGATTGTCGCTGCTCTTGACCGCTACATCATTGGCCAGGACCAGGCCAAGGTCGCAGTGGCCATCGCCCTGCGCAACCGCCATCGCCGCCGCCTTGTCTCAGATGAAAAAATGCGCGAGGAAATATTTCCCAAAAACATTATCATGATCGGTCCCACCGGGGTAGGCAAAACCGAGATAGCCAGAAGAATCTCTGATCTCTCTGATGCTCCCTTCATTAAGGTCGAAGCCACCAAATTCACAGAAGTCGGTTATGTTGGCCGCGATGTCGATTCAATGGTGCGCGACCTGGCTGACATGGCTGTCAGCCGCCTGAAAAAGCGACGACTGGCCGAAGTGGAAGATGAAGCCAGAAAGGCTGCAGTGGAACGGATGATCGACTACCTGCTGCCGCGGAAGCGGGACTTCAATCCGCTTAAATCGATACTTTCAGGTATCTCCCAGAATCGCGAGGAAGGGAATGGTACCGAAGAAGAGGAAAGCCACCAGAAGACCCGGGAAAAGCTCAGAGCCATGATCGCGGAGGGCAAACTGGCAGAACGGGAAGTGGAGATCGACATCCAGGCTTCCCCGATGCAGATGGTGGAAATTTTTTCCAATGCAGGGATGGAGGAATTCGGCATCAATTTCCAGAATATGATGGGCAACATGTTTCCCAGACAGAACAGAAAAAAGAAAGTCAAACTCAAAGAAGGTCTGGAAATCTTAAAAAACGAGGAGGCGCAAAAACTGGTCGATCTGGATGCTCTGGTAGCTGAAGCTATGGAAATGGTAGAGAATAACGGCATCATCTTCATCGACGAAATCGACAAGATCATCTCCCACGGTGAAGGCCACGGTCCGAATGTATCCAGAGAAGGCGTGCAGCGCGACCTGCTGCCGCTGGTGGAAGGAACAACGATCGTGACCAAGTATGGTCCGGTGAAAACCCAGCATATCCTTTTCATAGCAGCCGGTGCGTTTCACGGGGCGAAACCTTCGGATCTGATTCCGGAACTCCAGGGACGTTTCCCGATCAGAGTGGAGCTTGGAAGCCTCGGAAAAGAAGACTTCATCAAGATCCTGAAAGTACCTAAAAATGCGCTCACCCGCCAATACCAGGCACTTCTTGCCACCGAAGGAATTGAGCTTGAGTTTACACCAGACGGGATTGATGAGATCGCCGAAATCGCCAGGGAGGCCAATGATAAAATGGAAAACATCGGAGCCCGCAGACTTTATACAATCATGGAAAAACTGCTGGAAGAACTCTCATTTTCTGCTCCGGACCTGGCTAAAGAAAAAATCACAGTCAACAGCGAGTATGTAAAAAACAAACTGGAAGCGTTTGTGAAGAATACGGATCTTGGAAAATACATACTATGA
- the rsmG gene encoding 16S rRNA (guanine(527)-N(7))-methyltransferase RsmG, protein MNNPLIDKFARLIWEKNKVMNLVGFKDFETFFTEGISDSIFTMELAARFFNGSGRILDIGTGAGIPGIIAAIFFSGSRVTLVESQRKKAEFCRTAVQELELPDCTVNQIRAEEFDGFECFDLAFCRAVSSLPVTLEYTIPFLKIGGVFIAHKGTKAEAELSGSLQALKLLKAELLEKAVQGTKEYLVFKKTGRCPKGYPRRTGIPEAKPLS, encoded by the coding sequence ATGAATAATCCTCTTATCGACAAATTTGCCCGCCTGATCTGGGAAAAAAATAAAGTCATGAATCTCGTAGGATTCAAGGACTTCGAAACATTTTTTACAGAAGGCATCTCTGACTCGATTTTCACAATGGAACTGGCAGCTCGTTTTTTCAATGGCAGCGGGCGCATCCTGGATATAGGAACAGGTGCCGGCATTCCAGGAATTATTGCAGCCATCTTTTTTTCAGGGAGCAGGGTCACACTGGTGGAGTCTCAGAGAAAAAAAGCGGAATTCTGCAGAACTGCAGTGCAGGAGCTTGAACTGCCTGACTGTACAGTCAATCAGATCAGAGCCGAGGAATTCGACGGTTTTGAATGCTTTGATCTGGCTTTCTGCCGTGCGGTTTCGTCACTTCCGGTTACACTGGAGTACACAATACCCTTTCTTAAGATCGGTGGAGTGTTTATCGCACATAAGGGAACTAAAGCCGAGGCTGAACTCTCCGGCTCTCTGCAGGCTCTCAAACTGCTGAAAGCTGAATTGCTGGAGAAGGCGGTCCAGGGAACTAAGGAATATCTGGTGTTCAAGAAAACCGGACGCTGCCCCAAGGGTTACCCGCGCCGCACCGGCATACCCGAGGCCAAGCCACTGAGCTAG
- a CDS encoding glucodextranase DOMON-like domain-containing protein — protein sequence MNRLKKILSVILFFFTLNLYAGDRLYLAILWHQHQPYYYNPATDMFSMPWVRLHSIKDYFDMAKVLEKFPGVEINFNLVPSLLQQIEMYGNGKMDYLMTLHRKKVGNLSDDERFYLIERCFDISWDKVIANFPNYKKLLDRREKLKKSEASRSKLLSAFNRNDLLDLQVWFNLAWFDPCFRESQPLVSSLLKKGERFTFSELQQLLDLELKIMGEIIPLHRTLFQRGQIELVTTPFYHPILPLLHDIRDAKTAMPDTELPDYENADSVACDQVSRAVRFFSSRFGKNPQGMWPAEGSVSYGVLPIFEKNGVNWVATDEKVLAKTIDKYPHRTDGKMENPQDFCTPYQISIGNGKKIAIVFRDTYLSDKIGFDYSGIPAEQAVENFMAYLADIREKTRKEDRNCLVTVILDGENAWENYKNDGHDFLELLYATISKTAWLKTTRISPYIRSNASSLPVLNHLWPGSWINADYSTWIGEPEENNAWKYAFEALRRYRQKSPGLSEEKAEAAYQELLAAFGSDWYWWYGDDQDSGNDSAFDDLFRSHLACFYKTIGEELPSTLKTTLLKPATGISGQSSTMKRSFNEEKTIMESADPASDDYGAGTIVYPNNSVFTKGSFDLRGLKITDSGNDYRFIISYGSLTNPWNSRAGFSVQTTDIYFCGKTGHQDLLPGRGASLKTGGWTYCARIEGWESRLFTEKNGKIEECLILKPELSSSNEITFSISKKTLGDLNGVSLVVTVMGQDGYADENNWRVRQVTAKTDEWKFSGKTDTCESSIIDLLDPDGDQKTQLIPVNGKVELTPLKPAWSINR from the coding sequence ATGAACCGGCTGAAAAAAATCCTCTCGGTGATCCTCTTCTTTTTCACCTTGAATCTTTATGCCGGAGATCGTCTGTATCTCGCCATACTCTGGCATCAGCATCAGCCTTATTACTATAATCCAGCCACTGACATGTTCAGCATGCCCTGGGTCAGGCTGCATTCGATCAAAGATTATTTTGACATGGCCAAAGTCCTGGAAAAATTTCCTGGGGTGGAGATCAATTTCAATCTGGTTCCCTCTCTTCTCCAGCAGATCGAAATGTATGGAAATGGAAAAATGGATTATCTGATGACACTGCACAGGAAAAAGGTCGGAAATCTTTCTGATGATGAACGGTTTTATCTGATCGAGCGCTGTTTCGACATCAGCTGGGATAAAGTGATCGCGAATTTTCCGAATTACAAAAAACTGCTGGACAGGAGGGAAAAGCTGAAAAAATCAGAGGCCTCCAGAAGCAAACTGCTGTCGGCATTTAACAGAAATGACCTGCTTGACCTGCAGGTCTGGTTCAATCTGGCCTGGTTTGATCCGTGTTTCAGGGAATCACAGCCGCTGGTTTCTTCACTCCTGAAAAAAGGTGAGAGATTCACTTTTTCTGAACTTCAGCAGCTTCTGGACCTGGAACTGAAGATCATGGGCGAAATCATACCCTTGCACAGGACCCTTTTCCAGCGCGGCCAGATCGAGCTTGTGACCACGCCTTTTTACCATCCGATCCTTCCTCTCCTTCACGATATCAGGGACGCCAAAACCGCAATGCCTGATACGGAACTGCCGGATTATGAAAACGCCGATTCCGTTGCCTGCGACCAGGTTTCCCGCGCAGTGCGCTTTTTTTCCTCCAGGTTTGGCAAGAACCCCCAGGGAATGTGGCCTGCGGAAGGGTCTGTCTCTTATGGTGTGCTTCCAATTTTTGAAAAAAATGGTGTGAACTGGGTGGCCACAGACGAAAAAGTACTTGCAAAGACCATTGACAAATACCCGCACCGCACTGACGGAAAAATGGAAAATCCGCAGGATTTCTGCACCCCCTATCAGATTTCGATCGGAAACGGGAAAAAGATCGCTATTGTCTTCAGGGATACATATCTCTCGGACAAGATCGGATTCGATTATTCCGGAATCCCCGCCGAACAGGCAGTAGAGAACTTCATGGCATATCTTGCGGACATCCGTGAAAAAACCAGGAAAGAAGACCGGAACTGCCTGGTCACAGTGATCCTTGACGGCGAAAATGCCTGGGAGAATTACAAAAACGACGGCCATGATTTCCTGGAGCTTCTCTATGCCACAATTTCAAAGACTGCCTGGCTCAAAACCACCAGGATCAGCCCTTATATCCGCTCCAATGCGAGCAGCCTGCCTGTGCTTAACCATCTCTGGCCCGGGTCCTGGATCAATGCGGATTACAGCACCTGGATCGGTGAGCCTGAAGAAAACAATGCCTGGAAATACGCGTTTGAAGCTTTACGCAGATATCGACAAAAATCTCCCGGACTTTCTGAAGAAAAAGCTGAAGCGGCTTATCAGGAATTGCTGGCTGCCTTCGGCTCGGACTGGTACTGGTGGTATGGAGACGACCAGGATTCCGGCAATGATTCTGCCTTTGACGACCTGTTCCGCTCCCATCTGGCCTGTTTCTATAAAACCATCGGAGAAGAACTCCCCTCAACTCTCAAAACCACGCTGCTGAAACCCGCAACCGGAATTTCCGGTCAAAGCTCCACTATGAAGCGGAGTTTCAACGAAGAAAAGACTATCATGGAATCTGCTGATCCTGCTTCTGACGACTATGGCGCTGGAACCATCGTTTATCCAAATAATTCAGTCTTCACGAAAGGCAGCTTTGACCTCAGGGGTCTGAAAATCACTGATTCAGGCAATGATTACAGATTCATTATCAGCTATGGCTCTTTAACCAACCCCTGGAATTCCAGAGCCGGATTTTCCGTCCAGACCACGGACATATATTTCTGCGGCAAAACCGGTCACCAGGACTTACTGCCCGGGCGAGGGGCAAGTTTGAAGACAGGGGGCTGGACTTACTGTGCAAGAATCGAGGGCTGGGAATCGAGGCTGTTCACTGAGAAGAACGGTAAAATCGAGGAATGCCTGATTCTCAAGCCTGAACTGAGTTCAAGCAACGAAATCACTTTTTCAATCTCTAAAAAAACTCTGGGGGACTTGAACGGAGTTTCCCTGGTTGTCACAGTAATGGGCCAGGACGGCTATGCGGACGAAAACAACTGGCGGGTGCGTCAAGTCACCGCTAAGACTGACGAATGGAAATTCAGCGGAAAAACCGACACCTGCGAGTCCAGTATCATCGACCTGCTGGACCCGGACGGAGATCAGAAAACACAGTTGATACCCGTCAACGGCAAAGTAGAGCTTACACCGCTAAAACCAGCTTGGTCTATTAATAGGTAA